GTCTGTTGCCCGTGAGTTGGTGTTACCACCATTTGCGTTTTACATGCAGCGCCTGCCCGCTCTTGACGAGGCTATTCCGGATTTTCGGTCCCTCGTTCCAGAGCCCGGCCCAAAGTCCCGAGAGACGATTGAGGCCATCAAGCTTGCGGAAGGCATTCAGAGGGCGACAATTCAATTTGAAGCTCGCGCCGCAGCTGATCTTCCCAAATTTACGGCCATCAGCGATGAGGAAATCGATCGCTTTGCCCTCAAAGCTCGGGCGTACTTCTCAATCACACTCGAGGATCAGCGAGAGGCGACAGACGCGCGGACGTTCTACGTCTTGGTTCGGCGGAAAGTCGAAGAGAAGGGCATTCTTGTTCTCCAGGATTCATTTCCGCGCGAGGATGGAAGCGGGTTCTGCCTAGCGCACGATACGCATCCACTCGTCCTAATAAATACTAAGCAGCAAACGCGCGCCCGCCGACTTTTCACGCTTGCGCACGAGCTTGCGCACATCCTCATGGGGCAGACCGGCATTTCGGACCCGTTTGTCAGAAAAAACGCGATCGAACGCCGCTGCAACCGATTTGCAGGCAGCTTTCTCGTTCCACAGATTTATGCATCGAGCTTACTCGGCACGTCGGTTACACGAGACCCCGACTTAGATGATGTGAGATGGGCTGCCCGCAAGCTCAAGCTAAGTCAGGAAGCAACTGTCCTGCGTCTTGAGCAGCTTAAGATTTATCAGATCGGAAGCCACAATAAGTGGCTTTCGTTGGTTCATAACGACAATCCTGACTATTCCGAGAAGGGAGGCGGCGGCAAACAACCGCCAGCTCAGGAAAAGGTAAAGCTCGCAAAATATGGCTTCACATTCGCAAGAGAGTTCAAGCGATTTCTAGATCAGGGACTGATTAGCGAAATTGACCTCTATCGTGCCTCCGGGTTGAAGCCGAAATACCAAAGGTCATACTTCGAATACGTAAACTCCCTCTCAACGAACGAGCTCCGAAATCTGGAGCTTGATGATGGCTAATAAGCCTGAGTCCGACTGCTCGTGTGTTATCGATACAAGTGGCCTTCACGAGTTAGCGACTGCATCGGGCAATCTGAAGGCAACGCTGATCGCCAGCTTGGACAACGGCACAATTGGCGTGCCGAGTTGGGCTTGGCAAGAATTTAAGGACCTTTACGAGGACGAGGCTAAAGAACTCGCTCCGCATGTCAGCAAGCGACTTCAGTTGACACCCCATGTAGAGGTACGAGCCGCGCGGATCACCGAAGAGCTGAATTTGGGGTTTTCACGAGGCGCCTATGACAATCATGTCGAACTACACACTGCATCGATCGCGTTGAACAAGGGTTATAAGGTGCTCACATCTGCCAACAATGTCAGCGCGTATGATGGTATGGATTGCCCTGTCCTTGACCTCGCCGGCTGGGTTAACGAGACCAACTAGCTAACTCCCAAAACTCTGCCCGACGGGCAAAACACCTTCGCTCCCGAAATCCGGCTGTCCAGCCCTCAGGCAAAAAATTTTCCGCTTAACACGTCGGGCAAATCACCCTTACGACTCCGCGCGTCTCACCGCACATAGAGGGGCGGGTCGCGATCGTCACGAACGTTGCGGTGGGATGCGGTGGACGTGAGCGGCGCGCCAGACGAGCGCGCAACTTGCGGACGGCGAAGTCGTGTGGTCCTGACGCCCCGACGCTGGCGTCACGTTCGCGGACGAATGTCCCGCGGGCAACGGTGGCAAGAAAGCCCGGTCACCGGGGAGAGCACGAAGGAAACCGTAAAACCATCGCGCAGGGAAAGCCGGATTGTTCGGTTGAGCCTGTGGTGACGAACTCGTGTGCTTTTTCCATTTGCGCACGAGGCTGCGGGTGCAACCGGCACCCGGCTTTCCCTGCGCCCTCTGCTTCCCAGGGGAGGGTGGAACGATGCAAAGCCCGGGCATCTCCTGCCGCGGGAATGCTGCGTCGTACCTCCCAACCGTCATCCTCCGCGAAAGCGGGGGATCCAGTACGCCGCGGATTCTCGGTTCAAGCGAGGGTCCCTGGAATACTGGATCGCCCGGTCAAGCCGGGCGATGACATTGCAAATTGGCAGCTTGATAATCAAATCAGCAATCGCTCGGAGGCGCCTCCCATTTTGTCCTGACCTGCGGGAGACGATTGCGGGGCAACGCTCACACGGAGACACGCACTGATGCACAACCTCACCCCCTGGTCGGGACTGCTGGGCGGCGCGCTGATCGGGCTTGCCGCGGCAAGCCTGATGCTGCTCACCGGCCGGATGGCCGGGATCAGCGGCATCTTCGGCTCCCTGGTGTCGCTCGCGCCCTCGAACCGCGACTGGCGGCTCGCCTTTGTCGCCGGCCTGATCGCCGCGCCGCTTCTGGCCGCGCTGGCCGGCGCGCCGCTGCCGAGACCGGCGATCAACGGCAACATCATCCTGGTGGCGGCCGCGGGCCTTTTGGTCGGCTTCGGCAGCCGGCTGGGCAATGGCTGCACGTCGGGCCACGGCGTCTGCGGCTTCGCGCGGCTCTCGACCCGCTCGATCGTGGCGACGATGATCTTCATGGGCACCGCCATCATCACCGTCGCGGTGATGCGCCACGCGATCGGAGGCTGATGCGATGCCGGTCATGATCGCCTCCTTTCTCTGCGGCCTGGTGTTCGGCGCCGGACTGCTGATCTCCGGCATGACGCAGCCGGAAAAGGTGCTCGGCTTTCTCGACGTGTTCGGCGCCTGGGACGCGACGCTCGCCTTCGTGATGGCCGGCGCCGTCGCGGTCTCGGCGGCCGGGTTCGCGCTCGCCCGCCGCCGCGGCGGGCCGGTGCTGGCATCGGCGTATCGCTGGCCGACGCGCACCGACATCGACGCGCCGCTGGCTGCGGGCGCGATCCTGTTCGGCATCGGCTGGGGCCTCGTCGGCCTCTGCCCGGGACCGGCGCTGGTCAATCTCGCAGGGTTGAGCCGGCCGATCCTGGTCTTCGTCGTCGCGATGGCGATCGGCATGCTGTTCCATGAGCGCTATCGCACGCTCGGCGCGACGCGGCAGCCCGCCGGCAGCGCGCAAGCCTCTTCGCGCGCTGATGGATAGTTCGCCTGTTGCACCGTCGGCCGACCGGCTTCCCGACCAGCTTGCGCACGATCTTCGGCTGGTCTTCGTCGGCACCGCGGCAAGCACACGCTCAGCGGCGCTCGGGCACTACTATGCCCATCCGGGAAACCGGTTCTGGCGCACGCTCCACGCGGTCGGCATCACCGCTCGCCAGTACGAACCGGGCGAGTTCGCCGCGCTGCTGCCGCTCGGCATCGGCTTCACCGATCTCTCCAAGACCGGCGCCGGGATGGATCACGAGATCGACGCCGCGTCGATCGACATTGCGGCCTTCACGGCCAAGATCAGACAATATCGACCGCGCACCATCGCCTTCACCAGCAAGAAGGCCGCAAGCCTTTTCTACCGCCGGCCCACCACGGCGATCGCGCTCGGCCGGCAGCCGCGGCAGGCGGATTTTCCTGACGTGTTCGTGCTGCCGTCGCCGTCAGGCGCTGCTTCGGGGAGCTGGACGGTGCAGCCGTGGCAGGAGCTCGCCGCGTGGATACGATCTACCTCATCGTGATCGCAAGGCCGGAGAGATCCGCATTCGCCATCAGCCCGACCTGGCGGCCGGAGAGCTCCAGCACCGCGCCCTTCTGGTTGGTGAGCACGATCGCCCGCGCGCCCGAGCCGACCGCGAGCCCGGCGCCGGCCGCGCCATAGACGCCGGCGACATCGGAGGGACGATAGATGTTGCTGACGCGCCCGCGCAGCACCGTCTTCGAGCCGCCGAACACCAGGCCATAATCGAGCCCGCCGGTGGAGAGCGCGTAAGCGCGGCCACGGAAATACAGCACGCCGGTGCCGCCGGAGCCGCCGATGATCCACCCGGCCTTGTAGATCGTGAGCGAGATGGTTCCCTCGTCCGCGCGGGCGGCGGTGAGGCCAGGGGAAGCGACAAGGGGAGCGACCAGGGAAACGATCAGCGCGACCAGCGCGGCGCGGGCGAAGGAAGAGAGCGTCATGGGCAGTCTCCGGGACTATTCGGTCAGCAGGACAGACGAATCAGGCGCGCGCCGAATCTAGCCGATGCCCCGGGCGTAAGGAATCGGCGAAGACGCGCGGACGCAGCGCAGCCCCCGGGAGCATCCCCGATATGCGAAGCCCACATCCACCCTTGCGCGCGCCCGTCAGGCCACTACGCTGAGCCGCGATCCCGACCATCGAAATGGTGCAACCATGGCAATCCAGCACTACCCCGCCCCGTCCCACATCAAGGCGCCGCCGCTGTCGTTTGCGACCCGCGTCGGGGATCTCCTGTTCATCTCGGGCATCCCCGGCTTCGACGAAAAGGGCGAGCTGCCCGACGGCTTCGAGCCGCAGTTCAACAACGTCGTGAAGAACATCACGCGCGTGCTGACGGAGGCCGGCGCGACCTTCCGCGACCTCGCCAAGGTCAACGTGCTGCTGACGCGGCCTTCCGACGTCGCGCCGATGAATGCGCTCTATGCCAGCGCCTTTGGCCCGCCGCCCTATCCGGCGCGCACCACCTGCGTGGTGCAGTCGCTGCCCAATCCGAAAATGCTGATCGAGATCGAGGCGGTGGCATCGCTCAAGCGCTGATCGCACCGACTGACGGCGTTTTACGGCTAGCGCTGTCAGGGGCCGGACGCGAAGCTTCATCGGCCTTTTTCGCCGCCCGGCACGGGAGCGCCCGGATGCTTACGCTTTACTCCTATCCCACCCTGTTCGGCGTCGCCGACAACAACGGCTACGGGTTGAAGGTGTTTGCCTTCCTCAAACTTGCCGGCGTGCCGTTCCGCCACGAGCATATCTTCGACGCCTCGAAGGCGCCGCGCGGGCAACTGCCCTATATCGTCGACGGCGACGACACCGTCGGCGACAGCGAGAGCATTTTGGCCTATGTCACCGAAAAATACCGGGTGACCATCGACGGCGGGCTTTCGCAAGGCCAGCGCGCGCAAAACCTCCTGATCACGCGCATGCTCGACGACCTCTACTGGGTGATGTCGTATTCGCGCTGGAAGGACGAACGCTACTGGCCGCTGTTCCGCGATGCGCTGATGCGCGAGCATCACGCCCTGACGGAAGAGGGTCTTGCGAAAGCAAAGGAGTTCAACGCGCAGCGCTATTACTACCAGGGGATCGGCCGCTACGATGCCGATGCGGCGATGGCGCGCGGGCTCGCCGACCTCAATGCGCTGGCGACGCTGATCCCGGCGCGCGGCTATGTGCATGGCGCGACGCCCGGCAGCATCGATGCCGGCATCTATGGCTTCATCGCCAACATCTATTTCTACGAGATCGACACGCCGCTGAAGCAGTTCGTGGTCGCGCACGACAACATCGTGCGGCACTGCCGAAGCATCCACGAAGCGGTGAGCTGAGGCGCAGTGTGTCCAGGTCGAGGCGCGCTAGCGATAGCGGATGCCGTGCTTCATCAACGCATCGCGCGCCGCGGAGAGCTCGAGAAAGGCCTGGGTGTCGCCGCCCATATCCGGATGCACGGCCTTGGCCGCGCGCTTGAAGGCCTGATGGATTTCCGGCGCGCTGAGGCGGCAATCGAGCGGCAGCCCGAGCATCTGCCGGTAACGCTCTTCCGTGGTCAGCTGCTTCGGCGTCGCGCAGCGCTGGCCGAAGCGCGGTGCGGTCAGCGCATGCAGCGCATCGCGGATGACGCCGAGCCGGCGCCGCGCCGCTTCCCGGGTGGCGCGGTCAGCGCCGCGGATCGCCGCGCTGTGCAGGATCGGCAGCGCCTGCGACGCGGCCTGGCCGAGCGTCTTGTCCTCGCTTACCTCCGCGATCGCGGTGGCCAGCCGCGCGGCCGCGATCCAGTCGATCTCGGCGCTCGACCAGAGCCGGTCCACACTGTGCTGCCATGCGCTCAGGCACCTTTCCATGAGGCCGATTCTGCTCCAGCAGGGTGAAAAAATCGTATCGAAACCGAAAGACCGCAACGCAGCGAAGCGAGCCCGGTGTTCCGGATCGCTCGGATTCGGCTAATATTTGTCTCGAGTTCTCGCAAAGACCAACGAAGGGTAAAGGAAACGCCATGCCGCTTCTCGAAGGCCACATCGCAGTCGTCACCGGCGCCGGTTCCGGCATCGGACGCGCGATCGCAACCGGCTACGCAAAGGAAGACGCGCGCGTCGTCGTGCTCGACATCAACGAAGGGGCGGCGGCCGCCGTCGCCGACGAAATCCGAACGGCCGGCGGCAAAGCGGAAAGCTTTCCGCTCGACGTGACCAGGCGCAGCGATTGCGTCGCGCTGGCAAAACGGATCGCCGATACGGTCGGACAGGTCTCGGTGCTGGTCAACAATGCCGGCATCGTTCGGCGCAACGGCATGCTGGGCGCGGACGAAGCCGTGATCAAGGACTGGGAGGACGTGATCGCGGTCAATCTGACCGGCGTGTTCAATGTGACGCATGCGTTCCTGCCGGCGCTGCGCGCAACGACAGGGCGGATCGTCAATATCGGCTCGATCCAGTCCTTCGTGCATCTGCGCACGCCAAGCTCGCCCGCCTATACGGCGTCCAAGCACGGCGTGCTCGGCCTTACCCGCGCGCTCGCCGCCGAGCTCGGCAAGGAGGGCGTGCGCGTCAACGCGATCGGGCCGGGCTTCATCGAGACGCCGCTGAACGCGAATGCGCGCGCCAACAACCCGGACCTGGTGAAAACCTTCATGACCCACACCCCGCTCGGCCGGCCCGGCCAGGCGGAGGACATCGTGGGACCGGCGGTCTTCCTCGCCTCCGACCTCTCGGCCTATGTCACCGGATCGATCGTGATGGTCGATGGCGGCTACCGGGCGGTGTAGCGATGACCGTCGCCTCGTCATTGCGGGCGACGCGGTTACTCCTTGCGGCGATCGTCGCGTCGGCGGCGCTCGCCTCCCCTGCCTGCGCCGGCACCTGGAGACACGAATATGTCTCCAACGACGGCAACGTGCTGACCTACAGCGAAGGCGGCAAGACCGTCTTCTATGTCGGCTGCGGCCGCGGCTTTGCCATTCACGTCAAATATCCGGCGACAGCAAAGCAGGAAGGCGATGCCGACATCGCGATCTCGACGGCGCGCGGCCGCATGACCTTCAACGGCGACTTCGAGGATCCGGAAGTCTTCAAGGGCACCGATTTCGGGCAGGCCTATCTCGGCTACGTCCATTCCGATCCCCGTGTGTTCGGCCGGAAGTGGAATGCGACCAAGGCGCGCGTGCTCAATATGCTGGATTCGCGCGGACCGATCACGATCTCGGCCGAGGGGCACAGCTACCGGATACCTCCGGTCGATGTGACCAG
This genomic interval from Bradyrhizobium sp. NP1 contains the following:
- a CDS encoding ImmA/IrrE family metallo-endopeptidase, with amino-acid sequence MDPSALARELRRDPEPKPDLLRSVARELVLPPFAFYMQRLPALDEAIPDFRSLVPEPGPKSRETIEAIKLAEGIQRATIQFEARAAADLPKFTAISDEEIDRFALKARAYFSITLEDQREATDARTFYVLVRRKVEEKGILVLQDSFPREDGSGFCLAHDTHPLVLINTKQQTRARRLFTLAHELAHILMGQTGISDPFVRKNAIERRCNRFAGSFLVPQIYASSLLGTSVTRDPDLDDVRWAARKLKLSQEATVLRLEQLKIYQIGSHNKWLSLVHNDNPDYSEKGGGGKQPPAQEKVKLAKYGFTFAREFKRFLDQGLISEIDLYRASGLKPKYQRSYFEYVNSLSTNELRNLELDDG
- a CDS encoding YeeE/YedE thiosulfate transporter family protein gives rise to the protein MHNLTPWSGLLGGALIGLAAASLMLLTGRMAGISGIFGSLVSLAPSNRDWRLAFVAGLIAAPLLAALAGAPLPRPAINGNIILVAAAGLLVGFGSRLGNGCTSGHGVCGFARLSTRSIVATMIFMGTAIITVAVMRHAIGG
- a CDS encoding DUF6691 family protein; amino-acid sequence: MPVMIASFLCGLVFGAGLLISGMTQPEKVLGFLDVFGAWDATLAFVMAGAVAVSAAGFALARRRGGPVLASAYRWPTRTDIDAPLAAGAILFGIGWGLVGLCPGPALVNLAGLSRPILVFVVAMAIGMLFHERYRTLGATRQPAGSAQASSRADG
- a CDS encoding mismatch-specific DNA-glycosylase, translating into MDSSPVAPSADRLPDQLAHDLRLVFVGTAASTRSAALGHYYAHPGNRFWRTLHAVGITARQYEPGEFAALLPLGIGFTDLSKTGAGMDHEIDAASIDIAAFTAKIRQYRPRTIAFTSKKAASLFYRRPTTAIALGRQPRQADFPDVFVLPSPSGAASGSWTVQPWQELAAWIRSTSS
- a CDS encoding RidA family protein; this encodes MAIQHYPAPSHIKAPPLSFATRVGDLLFISGIPGFDEKGELPDGFEPQFNNVVKNITRVLTEAGATFRDLAKVNVLLTRPSDVAPMNALYASAFGPPPYPARTTCVVQSLPNPKMLIEIEAVASLKR
- a CDS encoding glutathione S-transferase C-terminal domain-containing protein; this translates as MLTLYSYPTLFGVADNNGYGLKVFAFLKLAGVPFRHEHIFDASKAPRGQLPYIVDGDDTVGDSESILAYVTEKYRVTIDGGLSQGQRAQNLLITRMLDDLYWVMSYSRWKDERYWPLFRDALMREHHALTEEGLAKAKEFNAQRYYYQGIGRYDADAAMARGLADLNALATLIPARGYVHGATPGSIDAGIYGFIANIYFYEIDTPLKQFVVAHDNIVRHCRSIHEAVS
- a CDS encoding SDR family oxidoreductase, encoding MPLLEGHIAVVTGAGSGIGRAIATGYAKEDARVVVLDINEGAAAAVADEIRTAGGKAESFPLDVTRRSDCVALAKRIADTVGQVSVLVNNAGIVRRNGMLGADEAVIKDWEDVIAVNLTGVFNVTHAFLPALRATTGRIVNIGSIQSFVHLRTPSSPAYTASKHGVLGLTRALAAELGKEGVRVNAIGPGFIETPLNANARANNPDLVKTFMTHTPLGRPGQAEDIVGPAVFLASDLSAYVTGSIVMVDGGYRAV